The following is a genomic window from Elaeis guineensis isolate ETL-2024a chromosome 10, EG11, whole genome shotgun sequence.
ACACAGGTTAGACATGTTCCTGACTTGAAGAAGAATCTCATCTCCCTAGGCACCCTTGAAGCCAATGGGTGCAAGTATTCAGCTGAAGGTGGAGTTCTCAGAGTTTGTAGAGGTGCTCTTGTTTTGATGAAAGCCAAAAGGTCCAGTACTTTGTACACTTTGATGGGCACTACAGTTACAGGTGCAGCAGCTGCTGCATCCCCTTTTATGTCAGAATCAGAAGTCACTAAACTTTGGCATATGAGACTGGGACATATGAGTGAAAAGGGCATGACTATGTTGAGCAAGAGAGGCTTGCTTTGTGGTCAGAGTATAGGTAAGATGGATTTTTGTGAGCATTGCATCTTTGGAAAGCAGAAGAAAGTCAGCTTTTAAACAGCAATTCACAGAACCAAGGCTACTCTGGATTATATTCATTCTGATCTTTGGGATCCTGCCCGTGTTCTTTCTAAAGGTGGTGCCAGGTATTttctaacttttattgatgattattgtaGAAAAGTTTGGGTGTTTATGCTTAAACATAAAGATGAAGTATTCAGGCAATTCAAACAGTGGAAGGGTTTgattgaaaaacaaactggaaagaaaattaaaaggCTGAGGACAGATTGGGCTTGAATTTTGCTCTGGTGAGTTTAATGAGTTTTGTAAAAATGAAGGTATTGTCAGGCACCGTACAGTGAAATACACTCCACAGCAAAATGGAGTGgcagagaggatgaacagaactctTTTAGAAAGAGCCCGTTGTATGTTGTCAAATGCAGGTCTTAGCAAAGACTTTTGGGCAGAGGCAGTGTCTACAGCTTGTTATGTAGTGAACCGTTCTCCAGCTACAGCCATTGCATGCAAGACTCCAGAAGAGGTGTGGTCAGGTGATCCTCCTGATTAttctgatttgaaaatttttggatgtcctgcttatgttcatgttaatgatgGTAAATTAAATCCAAAAGCTAAAAAGTGCATTTTTCTTGGTTATGCATCAGGGGTGAAAGGATACAGGTTTTGGTGTCCTGATCTCAAATCTCCTAAATTTTTGATTGAGAGAAATGTTACTTTTGATGAATCTGCAATGTTATCTCTTAGAGAGGAGAAAGTTGTTTCATCTGATGCAGGTCCTTCAGGTAATAGCATGAAACAGGTGGAGTTTGAAAGCGGTGGTTCTACTATTGTGAAGCATTCTTCCCAACAACAACAGCAGATGACAGATTCAGCTCAGGTAGAGGAAACTCCACAAATACAGCAGTTTTCTCTAGCTAGAGATAGGCAGAGAAGAGATATTAGACTACCTCAGAGATATGCAGATATGGTTGCTTATGCATTGTCAATTGCAGAGGAGACACTTGATGCTAATGAGCCTTCTAGGTATTCAAAGGCTATATCTCTGAGGATTCAGCTCAGTGGATAGTTGCTATGCAGAAAGAGATTGAGTCTCTCTTGAGAAATAAAACTTGGGAGTTAGTGAAGGCTCCTAAAGGAAAGAAGAtagttggctgcaaatggatcttcaaaaagaaagaaCGTACTCCAGGTGTTGAAGATGCTAGATTCAAGGCACGGTTGGTTGCAAAGGGCTACAGTCAAGTAGAAGGTATTGATTATAATGATATCTTCTCACCTATTATGAAACATAGTTCTATTCGTGTTTTACTAGCATTAGTTGCTTCTCATAACTTGAAGTTagagcaaatggatgtaaaaacaacCTTTCTGCATGGTGAACTTGAAGAGCAAATTTATATGCAGCAACCTGAAGGTTTCCAAGTTGAAGAAAAAGAGGACCATGTTTGTTTACTAAAAAaatcattatatggtttgaagcaaTCTCCTAGACAATGGTATAGGAGATTTGATACCTTTATGACACAACATGGATACTCTAGGAGCAGTTTTGACAGTTGTGTCTATTTCAGAAAACTGTCAGGTAATTCTGTTATTTATCTGttgttatatgttgatgatatgttgaTTGCAGCAGCAGATATTTTTGAGATCAATCAGTTGAAAACTTTACTCAGCAGTGAGTTTgaaatgaaagacttaggagcagCAAAGAAAATTCTTGGGATGGAGATCCAAAGGAACAGAGGTGCAGGTAAAGTATTTCTGACACAGACCAGTTATGTTCAGAAAGTTCTTCAGAGGTTTGACATGTGGGATGCCAAACCAGTTTCTACACCACTTGCTGCTCACTTCAAACTTTCAGCTTCTTTATCACCTCAGTCCACagatgaaaaggtgtatatgtcACGTGTTCCATACTCCAGTGCAGTTGGCTCTTTGATATATGCTATGGTCTGTACCAGACCAGATATTTCACAGGCAATCAGTGTTGTGAGTAGATATATGTCAAATCCTGGTAAAGTACATTGGCAGGCAGTGAAATAGATTTTCAGGTATTTGAAAGGTACTGTTAACACTTGTTTGGAGTTTGGCAGGAACGGTGATGTTTTGTCTGGATATGTTGATTCAGACTTTGCAGGAGATATTGATAGAAGGAGATCTCTTACTGGTTATGTTTTCTCAGTTGATGGTTGTGCTGTTAGTTGGAAAGCTACACTTCAGCCTACAGTTGCATTATCTACTACAGAAGCAGAGTTTATGGCAGCAACAGAGGcagtgaaggaagctatgtgattaagAGGCTTATTTGGAGAACTTAGTTTGGAACAGAAAGAGACTATTATATACTGTGATAGTCAGAATGCTATTCATCTCACTAAAGATCAGATGTTTCATGAGAGAACGAAGCACATTGATGTAAGGTACCATTTCATTCGAGAAGTCATTGCACATGGCAATATTATTGTGAAGAAAATTGGTACTGAAGATAATCCAGCTGACATGCTGATAAAACCTCTTCCAGTGGCTAAGTTCAAATATTGCTTGGACTTGATTGGAGTCTACAGCACTTGAGGATATCCTTCGGGATTTTGGAGGAGATGAGAATTTTCTACTATTGTTTTTGTGAGAATTTAAGTTTGAGGAGATAGATCAAGATTGTGGAGAACATTCATATTGACCAAGCCAAAGGTGGAGATTTGTCAGGTTGACTCGGTCAACAGAGCAGTCTCCCCCTTTCCGTTTCTGCCCACGATTTTGGTGGGGGCTCTCTTTTGGCAATGCAGCGGGATTTTCTTTTCCCACATGCGGGCCTCTTTTTTGGCAATGCAGCGGGATTTTCTTTTCCCACACGCGGGCCTCTTTTTTGGCAATGCTGCgggattttcttcttttttgattctttcaAGAGATATTCTTCCTCTCGTTCTGCTAATATATTTTTCATGAGAGAGAGAATtaaaatgagaaagagagagagagattaaaaaGCTTCTCTTTGATGTACTATTGATTCTCACATAGTGAAAATTTTTCGCCTCCGCCCGTGGACGTAGGAGTATCTTTTTGATcttcgaaccacgtaaatctgtgtgttcttcttctttttctctatatttttttttgttctgtGTTGAAGGTGCGATTCTGGTGTCCGTTTGTACCAGTGGCATTATTATTTATGTTTGTGTGCGAGTTTATCCCAACACATGCTATAGAAGGCTATAACTTAGTCACACGACACATGACATGCATAATGTAAATTGTCATATAAACACAGAGACATGGAGTTGCTAGAGCTTCCCTAACATGCTATCTCCTCCATAGTATTGATTATATGGTAGAACAAAAGTACCAGTCACATGGTCATAGAAGAGTGACTTGAGCTTGTGCTAAGAGACCACGTAGAGACATGCTAGCATTTGCTTGCATCAAATCTAACCGCATAACCTACCCATGCCTCATCGAACATATCTAATCATAGGTCAGCTAGTTTTTGCTTGCAATCGGGTCATGTGTGTCTATTTCAACATCGTTTTGGTGAGGAGGCAAGGCGGCTATTAGACTATAGCTTTAATTGCAAGAACTTCGAGTCCAAACACCACAAATTCAACTTGTTCGATCAACTGGCTAAGCATGCGTCCAGTTTTCACATTCCTATTCCAAAGGATTTATCAAATTAATTGATTATTAACATCGGTTAGTATAAAAACATAATCATATTATCACTTTCAAAAAAGATAGACGAGTTTACTGTGagttgaagaagaagaataaatagCAGAAGAATTGTGCTTGCAGTAAAAGACAGGATTAATTGAGTCACCCAATTTGCAATGAAACTGGTGGGACTTGATGAGTTAGAATTCATGGCTGGAACATATCAAGTGAACCTGAGctgaattgaaattcaaatacATCAAGTTGATTCTATTCACTCTTGAGTTGACTCCATGGTCCTTCTCTCTTGGTCCCAATGAACAGGTGAAGTCTATCCACAATCAATGGCTTAGCAAGACCAAGAACAGATGGAATTGACTTAGTGAATGGATATCCTTGCATGGTTTTAGCTGAGTCAATCACACCTTGCAGAAATGAGGAAGACAATGATGCCCCTCGAAGCTTTTCTTTCTTCGAATCGAAGCCCGGCAACCAGCCAACAGAGTTAGGTGGTTGCCATCTCAGCTCCCATCTGGATTCCGATTCATCGTTACATGTCGGAAACTTAGAATAATATGGTGTCATGTTTTAGAGTTCTCATATAGGGGTAGGTTCTTGTCTTCCTGGTGTCTAAGCATGGTGATTTGATCTCTTGGTTTTCTTGGAGAACTTCTAAGCTGCCTTATGGTAACGGATACCAATTAGGGGTTCAGGGTGGTCCATGAATGTTATCCCAACTCCAACCCCAATCATGAGGTTGGGACCAAACTAACACCTTTCCATGTGGAGATGGATTCTTACGAGCAGGCAATAGAACGGAAAAACGTCATTCTTGAGTAGCTTTTTTCTGGCTAAGAGCTAAGCTAACATTACCGTCAAAAGCTTATCATTACTTGGTTGCAATTTGTTTAAGTGTGACATGTGATAACCAACTCAGACTTGGCCCAGCAGCTGGTACCTCGCCCTTCTTTTAAGCTCCAATCCAAAAGAGAGAGAACAAATTAGCATCCTAAATACCAAGAGATTgcatgataaatttttcttttcttgatgaAGTTGCATATTATTTGCATTGGCTTTTCCTATTTGCGTAAGTTTTTGGGTAGGTTATTTATTTAACAAGTAAATGATAAACACAATGGAGGATATAGAAACCAATAGTTAGATGAATCACACCCAAAGTTGATGAGTAGAGTTCAGATTGCCAGGATATGAATCTGAAACTGTTCCATGCCAATGCTGGTGAGACTAAATTGTTTGTTTCCATGCACATTCAAAGTCCTACTCAAGATGAGGCAATATTCCACTCAAATGTTAGTTTATGTAAGAGTATGGCAAATGTGTTCTGAATGGGAGCCAAATATAAAGTACAACAGGACATGAATGAGTGGCCCCAGTAGTCCTAATCAATGTGGGATAAGGTACAGGGAGCTAGAAGCAAAACCATTGAATGGCTCCCATTCATCCCCAAATAATTCATCCCCAAATACTTTAGCATTTCATTAAAATATTAGAAGAGTTTTGGAATCTCCTGAGAACAGCATGAGCTGATTTGAAAGCATAGGTTGGGGTCTGCTGGTCAGATTGATATCCCCCCATACCACCcaaagaataaagaaagaaaagttaGGATCCGCATGACCCTTGGGTGATCAGGCTCTACTACTGATGGTTCTAACACGCGGAAAAAGATTTGAACCCCATCTCACCATCCAGTGgcttttttctttataaaaaaagattaatgaattaattaattCCAGGGTGTGGCCAAGTTCATGAGTGCCAAATccatcatcctttttttttttgcctatcATTCTTTTTCTCTACCGTGCAAAGTTCCTTTTAATTATGCCTTTTTTTCctattattccttttttttttttgcttttttttggaTGTAAATGCCTGGGCTTGTCAACAGGGGAATTTTGGGGTGCCAACTGCATgctttatgatcaaatgataactTTCTATGATAACATAGGATTTCAACTCCTCTGCGAGGCTCAAACATGAAATATGCCTTTCTGTTGCATATAATATGCAGGTGAATTCTATGGGTGTGCAACATTATTGACTTATGGTTACAACATCTTGCCATATaaacttttctttcctttttcttttcttctttggaATAACTAAGCTTGTTGAAGATATATATATTACATGCATCTTGTGCCACAAACTCTAGTAATGTAGTCAGTAAACTGATTAACCTCTAATCCTTTATGTGTAGCTAAAGAAAATAGATAAAGTTCGGAATGACGATGTACGCTAAAAATGCAATATTTCATTTATGGTTCTATATACTTGTATTGACGCAACATATGTATATATTATGCGGGGAATAATAATGAAAGCAATATGCCAATATCTGATCATTTCAAAGAAATGTTGAGAGCATTATTTATATGGCATACTAAGCTAATAATTTGCAAAACTTGGACATAGGATCTCCTTCCAACAGAAGAGTAGTTCAACAGGGCTCAATCTGCATCAATATCATATTATTTTCACACTATTAAtactaaattaatacaaaaattttataaaataaattacagATCTGTTATATAACTTTACAAAGGCCTCTAACCAACAGTTTCTACCATCTTACATACTATATGTTAAAGAAAGCTCCAGTGAAAAAGCTTCAAAATAGCTTTAGAGATGGTAATCGGATAAGGATAAGATCGGCCAACATTTTATTTGACTACAATTTAAAACTTAATATCCATATTCATCCTATATCCATTCCGGATTGAGCTGGATTAGATCCAACAGAAAAAAGGAGTTGGATTGGATCGGATTGGATAAGATATAcgtaaataattataatttaaaaaaaaaaagagatggatTAAGATCATATCGAATCGGATTATGGGTGGAGTATTATACTATTATCTGTGACTAATTCGAATCTGCTtcggatatttttttctaaaatttatatccGTCCCGAGTTCTAATCGAATCAGATAAAATCAATCTCATTCGGATTGAATTAAATCGGATATCTGACAAGTCGGCTAAAATTACTATCTCTAAATAgtcttgtaacttttgcatatcaAATTTTTGTGTCACCATAGTGTTTaacaatttttaaattaaattttattgttaaATTCTTAACCATCAATTAAGAGCCTTAGAGTCAAAAGATGACCTACCAAACACCCATTAAAACCTATTACATTagcttaaaaatctaattattttcataaaaagaaaaggaaaaaaaaaaaacatgggaCGTGTATCGGAGCTCCGGCTGTTAAAAAGTAAAAGAAATTACTtaaagattcaattatccaaCCATGTCCTTATCTAGCTTGATGTTAAAGCCCATcctcggcgaagaaggcgagaaCGTGGGTCTCTTTTTAGGTGTTTTTAGATCACCTCCTCCGCGGACATGTATGTGTACCACAATCCATGCGTATTTGTGCGCGCGTTATTTGATGGCGGTTCATTCTTTGATGATGGCCATCCCAACTTTGATGATGGCAATTCACGGCTGCATGCACTCACGGCACCGCGGTGGATCCATGCTCCGATTTTTCCTCGGGCTCGATAGAGCGACCTCAAAAAGACCCAAAAGCACCCTCCATGGTCAGGAAACCGGCAGATTCTTCCGGCCTCCGGGTGAGAGGGATCCAGACGTCTCGTCATGTCGAGTGGTCCAGTCTTTAGGGCGACGGGTGGGCCCACATCCAAGTTGCCACGGCTGCTCGCGTGTTCGTCCTCTTGCCGCCCCCTTCGCGTCCAAGTATGGGAAGGGAGTCCCTCTAGCCCATGTAATGGTGGCTGGGACTTTGGGTGCACCAGGACACAAGTGAGACTGTGCCGGGCTGGAGGTCACAATGGTCGTGGGTTGACTAGCGCAACAGTCAAACCATGGCAGAACTGtggaccttttttttttctttttttctttcccgtACATGCACTTAAAGGGCTATCCAATGACATTTTTTAAATAGCTGTAAATCAGAAGAACATCAATTCTATAAAAAAGCAGCACCAGGATGTATTTTTTTATCTTGATAGTTTAATGaagtttataatattttatattttcctTCAGTTTTACTTTTGCTACATCTTTTTGGTGCGCCTTTTCTGAGTTTTGAACTCTACTTAAGCCTCTTTCTagtataatctttttttttttttttcttccttgcaTTAGATAAGCCTTCCCCTAACAAGCATGCATATAGGCATGCTCCCCAAAAGCCGCTTCCATGACATAAGTTATTTACTTATATAAAAAAAGGCTAAAATTTGCAACCCATGCAtacttgaaaaattataaaaaatttagatctattttatatatatatatatatatatatatattgggtaCAAACGGACGGTCACACCATTCTGATGCGAAAGCAGTCCAAATGATCCAGATACAAAAAATCCTGCGGAGCAGACGAACAAACATCCCCTGGCCTCCAAACTGAATCCGCTGAAAGTTCACCACAAAGATAGCAACTAAGTCTGCTGCATTATTTGTCTCCCGAAAAACATGCTAGATAGAAATGCAGCAGAATGACGAACAGAAATTCAAATATCATGGATCAATGGATGAGCCTCCTGCTGCTCCAAGTCACCTTGAATCCAGACAATGACGATAGCAGAGTCATCTTGGATGAAGATTCTCTCCATATGAAGCTCCTGCATAGTAAAAGTGATGACCGCCCAAGCAACGTGAAGCTCCACTCTTGGAGCTGAGGGCTTATAGAGATGGAACCCTCCAGCTGTTAGCAGCCGAGCATCAGAGCCGCGAATGACGAAACTAGCTCCGCTTCTGCTCCTCTTGACGCTGTCATCAAAGTTCACCTTGACACACACCGAGGGAGGAGGCTCTCAGAAGATAAATAAGTCCCGTCGAGGCGCTGCAAGAGCAGCATGGGAGTCCCAATGGTCGGGAATATCAAAGGATCAGTGGTAGCATTAAAGCAAAGGTACTCCGCAGCGAGGTACCGAGCTTTCTCCAGTATCCTATGCATCAAAACCATCTCACCATCGAAGACAAGACAGTTCCTAAAAAGCTAGATCCGATAAACTATATAAATCATCTGATTGCTGTAGAAGTGTTTCCCCTCAGTCACATATTGGCAGACCGTACTTAGGAAGGACTCCAGCCATAGTTACTACTCAACTCCCAAGGGTAGatacatatttttatttcttcacaaATTAGTGAAGTACTGTAAAGAGGCAGACATTGAGAATAGCATTTGTAGAAAACATTTGCCATACTTTGGTttacttttcattttctttttaaaagCAGTAAAACTTTGCTACTAAAAGctctaaaattttacaaattaAAAAACTAATAGAGTTTCATTATATATGTTGCTCGATTTCCTTTCCTTCTTGGATTTTTGAAACGGCATGGAACAGGTAGTTATGAATGTCAGTGAACCCATCTCCAATTAAAAAACATCCTTCAGAGACATCATTAAAAGTCTCCACATTTTAGTTGTCATACTAATGTGTTCAATGAAGTCTGCAACTAACCCTAGTAAAGGCTTAGGTCAATTGGCACTTGCTGTGTTCACCTATACCATACAAAATTTGTCCACTTGGGAGTTTGGAATTCAAATAAAGCATGTTGGTAGTCTTGTTATTTTTGTATTAGTAATTGTATGGGTGATCTTTCAATTACATTAAATTTTCACTCACTAGCATTAAATTTTCACTCACTAGCATGGCCTatctgtataatttttttatatttttgattcaaTCTTTTACTCATTAAATTAGCAATTAGAAATAGGATTGTTGCctactaaataaataaataaataaataaataaataaaaagaaataggATTGTAGCCTGATAGATGTATGCATCCTCTACGTCCGGAAGATTCCATATCTAAATATTAGAAAGTTGTTTGCCAACGTGTGACCTAAGTAATCATAACATCATTTCTTTCAAATCATTGTTGGTGCCACCGCCATGCTAATCCAGGATAAGCTTCAATTCATACGCAACCTGCAACTTTGTAACACTTGTTAGCTCATAAAAACTTTCTCATCATAAAACAATTCCTtcgttcacacacacacacacacacacacacacacacacatatatatatatatatatatagttggcGGTAATTGCAACACCTGAACATGCTCTGGGAGTCACATATAACATTTTACCAATATTTTATCATCTTAATGGAAgctggaaaaaaaaggaaaagttgAAAATTTCAGATACCAATATAGTACAAGATTAACTCCGCAAATCCACCCAACCATCTGGCCAATATAGCGTGCACAAAGTATGCTTACAGACCTACGTTCTTAAGAGAAAAATACTTAACTGCTGCCCGGTGCTTCCCCGGGGTTTATCATATGAAACGACTCCGAGTCCATCGAGCCAACGACTCGCTTAAAACTCGCCCTGAGGAACATGAGGTCCCCGTCGCCGGACTTGGACTCGCCGGGGAGAACTCCGGCGCCGACCGATATCGACTGCATGAGCTTAAATACCGCCGCATCCCCCTCGCTCATCTGCCGCCGGACGGCGAAGCCCATCTTCCGGCCGTTGCAGTACATCGACCACGCCGACACGCCGAAGAGCGAGGCGGAGCGGGCGCGAGCCCGGTCGCACTCGAGCGCGATGCGGAGCAGGCCGTGCTGCATCTCCCGGGCGAGGTAGGCGGTGGGGACGGCGAATTCGAGGAGGAGGAGTGGGGCGGCGGcgcgggaggaggaggaggagtcaTCGTGGAGGCAGAAGCTGACGCGGCCGCGGCGGTAGCCGAAGAAGGTACCGGTGACGGTGGTGGTGGAGGAGGGGTGTCGGAGGAGTCGTCGGCGGCGGGCTGGAAGCCGCAGCATGGGACCATGCACTCGACGAGGGAGCGGAAGGAGCGGCGGAAGCGGACGTCCTTGGTGCAGTCGACGGCGGTCGACGTGTCGATGATGCCGAGGGGGCCGCCGTGGCTGCCCAAGTCTATCATTCTCATCTTGtttgatggattgcttatttTGAGCaacagagaaaaagaagagggagagagggagggagtcAATAGGAGGGATGGATGGGTTTTTAATTATGTTATCACCTTTGAGGCTTAGAGAAGAGGAGTTATAGGAGGGGGAGGTGGTGAGGTGGGGAGGTGGGGAGGGGTTTAAATAGGaggaaggaaggaaagaaagaataaGAATAAGTAGGGGGttggaagagaaagaaaaggagtggAGGGGGTGGGGCGAAGTGTGGGCCGGGAAATCATGGAGGAAACGGGGGGACAATAATTCTGCCCACGAGGGGTGGGGGAGGGAGGCGCGTGCGTGGCGGTGGAGAGGGCACGGACTCGAACAAATTAATGCCGTTCATAATGCCGTGTTTTCTTGGAAAAGATCtctgaacatatatatatatatatatatatatatatatatatatagggaagTAGATATTAATTATTTCATGAGCCAGAATAATTAATgatttagagaaaatttatcAAGAGATGGATATTAAAAGTAGTGTTGTTATTTTTGACAATTTTCTATGGTGATCTAAAATGTGGTACAAAACAAGTTGTCGTGATTTAAAAGAGCTCCCGGAATCATTTGAGAATTATTGAACAATGCATAAAATATCAAGTCTTGTCGTGCGCACATCCCCGCTATGCTTGTTCTTGGAGGAGATCTAAGATTCAAATCTTGGATATGTGTTGAAAACTTAAAAATTGATACATCCTTTTACTAACAACAAACAACTCAAGCTTTGGAGAGCATGTTGCAAGTCATATGGTATCAAAGTTAACAAATATTTATTCAAAttctatttaaattatttttttgagttCATTAGTTAGGATAGGCAAATGCTTCAGGGTATATGAAAAATTGATCTATCCCACCACTACGAATTTAGCATCTCCGTCATTCATCAACTCCTTGTATTTGGTAACAGATCTAATAAATTACGCTGCAAGTCCACATAATAAGAGCCTGTAGCATTACTCATCAAGATTTATATGATCCAAGATTTTACATTATAAAAAGCTTGACTTGTAACGGACCAAGGCTACTCCTAATTAATAACCATACTCCTCTATCCAGTAAGTATAAGTTCTTTTTTCGAATCTTGGTTAGTGCATCTCCATGTATTATAGTATGGGTGAGCTTTCCTTGTTTTCTTAAAAAagaggggcaaaaaaaaaaaagcttagctTAAGTGGAATCTTTCACCTTTTAGAGAAAGATTCTCTCGTGCAGACACAAAATATTGGTTTGATTTCTTCTCCGATTTTCACTAGATTTTAACCACTTCtagttcaaaaaaatattattcgaTATTtcattagatatatttttattttaactaatactatttcttatcaaataagtaataatAGCCGTTATAATTTATATGTTAGCAATCTTAGCTCATTTTCAAGGGAAAACACTCCAAGACTAAACTGGTTAGACAACACCCCCGCTATTGGTGGCTGCCGAGGGGGGGATTGGTGGTGCTGAAACTTGGGAAAAGAAGGGTGGGGAAGGGTGAAGAAAGGTCCAGCTGTTGATGAGATGAAGAAGAATTTATTGGAAAGGGAGGTGGTAGAAGTAAAACACCGCAGCATTGTGTAGGCTTCTTTATAGGCAACTCTGTTCCCACGAGCATGTGGGCAAACGATGGAATGCAACAGGTCATAGGCTGTGAGAAACAAAATGGAAAAGGTCATCTCACATTTCTTAGCCCTAATAAAATGTGGTTAAGTGGTCTAGAAACAAATTTTTATTTCCTATtactttaattttatttattttattggtaGTGCATCTCAGTTGCCCTATATTTTTAATCTCacatttcatttttatttttaatttattttattttagatgtcAAGATGAAAATTCCTATAACatttattcaaatttaaattttttgaattatttttagttaaatatTCATTAGtagaaatttataaaaatttatctctagTTACATTCTATCTAGAGCCCTTGCAAGTTGTTGATTATATGTGAATAACTATTTTTTGGTCCTATCTATTTTTTTGTCACTTTACCTTTGAACAACAATTAATGTTTAGTGGTTGCATGTAACAAACTTTAATCATGCATGGTCTCGGGTTTACAAAAAATTTCATGCAAAGTCTCGTTATTCGCTATTTGGCACCCCAAGTTATTATTGTGGCTTAATGATTTGTAATGCATGGAAATGATTATTGGTAGTGGATCTCAGCTGCCTCACTATCACATGTCGGTGGATAGTCTTCGTACCTTCAACTAGCTTGCCGTAATTGATCTAAATACAAAAACAAGGGTACCTACCAAATATTTCGAGGCCTAAATGGTTTGCAATTGATTCATACTATCACACTATAAGATGAGGAGTGGTAGGTAGCTAGGTAAATGGATGATTAACACAAATAATTTTCTTCTTAACTTAAAAAGCACCAATAATATTTAACCTATCATTGATTAGTGAAAACAGAATTGTTGCAAGCTAGTTTAAAAATCGCCTCACAAAAATTATTATGTAATAGAGCTAGAACCAACTATTAACCACCAAGGCACCATTTCATTTGCATATAACCTAAAATAAGCATATTAGGTTCATTGATTTAGTTTCATTCATCTAAACAATGCTTTTGAGGTGAATGGTCATTTTTGTAATTTCAAAACAactgaaaactatttttctcagGTACTCATTTGTGTGGCAAAAAATATTCAGCCATGATCTTCTACGCATTACAGAATATTGTGAATCCTGATTAACAGCCATCAGAAGATAGAAGGCTATCAAAT
Proteins encoded in this region:
- the LOC105052884 gene encoding LOW QUALITY PROTEIN: protein MIZU-KUSSEI 1 (The sequence of the model RefSeq protein was modified relative to this genomic sequence to represent the inferred CDS: inserted 2 bases in 2 codons) is translated as MRMIDLGSHGGPLGIIDTSTAVDCTKDVRFRRSFRSLVECMVPCCGFQPAADDSSDTXSSTTTVTGTFFGYRRGRVSFCLHDDSSSSSRAAAPLLLLEFAVPTAYLAREMQHGLLRIALECDRARARSASLFGVSAWSMYCNGRKMGFAVRRQMSEGDAAVFKLMQSISVGAGVLPGESKSGDGDLMFLRASFKRVVGSMDSESFHMINPXGSTGQQLSIFLLRT